A portion of the Ascaphus truei isolate aAscTru1 chromosome 14, aAscTru1.hap1, whole genome shotgun sequence genome contains these proteins:
- the FOSL1 gene encoding fos-related antigen 1 — protein MYRDFTGTYYDPDIGYSSNSPQPPAHRGPSPLLGAISMGQGVRPAPHEVTQQKYPPHTSSSPFIPTLNAITSSQDLSWMVQPSVRPLTFPPYHAPRPGVIRSMGGVLSVGRRRHGEHVSSEEEERRRMRRERNKVAAAKCRNRRKELTDYLQLETDKLEDEKSSIQKEISELQKQKERLELILEAHQPICKVPHSHRQDQRGDPPRPVKEEPPEEAARGPKASLPRIQLSDTLLEPEALHTPTLMRTPSITPFTPNLIFTYPSLQETGPGPRESCSTAHRRLSSSSSCSSGEQSPGSLSSPTLFVL, from the exons ATGTACAGAGACTTCACTGGGACTTACTATGATCCAGATATAGGGTATAGCAGCAACAGCCCCCAACCTCCAGCGCATAGAGGACCTTCCCCACTGCTGGGGGCAATAAGTATGGGACAGGGTGTCAGGCCTGCCCCCCATGAGGTCACACAGCAG aaatacccccctcacacctctTCCAGTCCATTCATCCCTACGTTAAACGCCATTACATCAAGTCAAGACCTCAGCTGGATGGTTCAGCCTAGCGTGCGACCCCTGACCTTTCCACCCTACCATGCCCCTCGCCCCGGGGTGATTCGAAGCATGGGGGGCGTCCTGAGCGTGGGGCGGAGGAGACACGGCGAACAT GTCTCAtcggaagaagaggagaggaggagaatgcGGAGGGAGAGAAATAAAGTTGCTGCTGCTAAGTGCAGGAATCGCCGGAAGGAACTGACCGATTATCTGCAGCTG GAGACAGATAAGCTGGAAGATGAGAAGAGCTCCATCCAGAAGGAGATCTCCGAGCTGCAGAAGCAGAAGGAGAGGTTGGAACTCATCCTTGAAGCCCACCAACCCATCTGCAAGGTGCCCCACTCCCACCGCCAAGACCAGCGGGGGGACCCTCCCAGGCCGGTTAAGGAGGAGCCCCCCGAAGAAGCCGCTAGGGGCCCCAAAGCCTCTCTGCCCAGGATACAGCTGAGTGACACTCTCCTAGAGCCCGAGGCTCTCCACACCCCAACCCTGATGAGGACTCCGTCCATTACGCCGTTTACCCCAAACTTAATCTTCACCTACCCAAGTCTCCAGGAAACCGGGCCGGGCCCCCGGGAGTCCTGCTCCACGGCCCACCGCaggctcagcagcagcagcagttgcAGCAGTGGGGAGCAGAGCCCCGGATCCCTCAGCTCTCCCACGCTGTTTGTTCTGTAG